A stretch of Microbulbifer sp. SAOS-129_SWC DNA encodes these proteins:
- a CDS encoding YciI family protein: MKFMIMRKADANTEAEVMPSQALLEAMGRYNEQMVKDGVFVDGTGLKASRYGARIDFRDGQPLVTDGPFTETHELLAGFTVFEAASKTEAIERAKQWPALDGDRNVSLELRQLFEMEDFDSGDGLEVHKNMAARLERQPANISTLVCFNGRCAEALQFYADVLGGEIEMMMTYAESPMAGDVDEEWREKVLHGRIAIGKLKLMGCDVEPERYQKPQGFHVQVSYPDVERTRIAFNGLADQGTIDMPFSETFWSKGFGLVTDRFGIAWVVNCDAPAEQ, translated from the coding sequence ATGAAGTTCATGATTATGCGCAAGGCCGACGCCAACACCGAAGCCGAAGTCATGCCCAGCCAGGCGCTGCTGGAAGCCATGGGGCGCTACAACGAGCAGATGGTGAAAGACGGCGTGTTTGTCGATGGCACCGGCCTCAAGGCCAGCCGCTATGGCGCCAGGATCGATTTCCGCGACGGCCAGCCGCTAGTGACCGACGGCCCCTTTACCGAAACCCACGAACTGCTGGCCGGCTTCACTGTGTTCGAAGCGGCCTCCAAGACCGAAGCCATCGAGCGGGCGAAGCAGTGGCCGGCACTGGACGGCGACCGCAACGTCTCGCTGGAGCTGCGCCAGCTGTTCGAGATGGAAGATTTCGACAGCGGCGACGGCCTCGAGGTGCACAAGAACATGGCCGCACGCCTCGAGCGCCAGCCTGCCAACATTTCTACGCTGGTCTGTTTCAACGGCCGCTGCGCCGAGGCGCTGCAGTTTTACGCCGACGTACTTGGCGGCGAAATCGAGATGATGATGACCTACGCCGAATCCCCCATGGCCGGTGATGTCGACGAGGAATGGCGGGAGAAAGTCCTGCACGGCCGTATCGCCATCGGCAAATTGAAGCTGATGGGTTGTGATGTGGAGCCGGAACGCTATCAAAAGCCACAGGGATTCCACGTGCAGGTCAGCTACCCGGATGTGGAGCGCACCCGCATCGCGTTCAACGGCCTGGCCGACCAGGGCACCATCGACATGCCGTTCAGTGAAACCTTCTGGTCAAAGGGCTTCGGCCTGGTTACCGACCGCTTCGGCATTGCCTGGGTGGTCAACTGCGATGCCCCGGCAGAGCAATAA
- a CDS encoding RNA polymerase sigma factor: MSPDAQTEIDRLYQAESRRVLATLIRLLGDFDLAEEALHEAFAAALAQWPEEGMPANPRAWLVSTGRFKAIDQLRRKARFNVSYEEVAERLEAELATEEVEAHGIADDRLRLIFTCCHPSLAPQAQLALTLREVCGLTTEEIASAFLTATPTLAQRIVRAKAKIRDARIPYQVPEGGQLPERLGSVLQVIYLIFNEGYSASAGDHLIRHDLAAEAIRLARLLCQLLPEPEAEGLLALLLLQDSRRAARVSAGGDLILLEQQDRTLWDQQQIGEGTGLVLRALASRRYGPYTLQAAIAAVHAEAVSVAATDWAQIVGLYDALLELAPSPVVELNRAVAVAMRDGPAQGLQLIDALLARGALTDYHLSHAARADLYRRLGQKDQARAAYQRALALAQQGPEQRFLSRRLAELDAG; this comes from the coding sequence ATGTCCCCCGACGCCCAAACCGAAATCGACCGCCTCTACCAGGCGGAGTCCCGCCGCGTGCTCGCCACCCTGATCCGCCTGCTGGGGGATTTCGACCTGGCCGAGGAGGCCCTGCACGAGGCCTTCGCCGCCGCGCTGGCGCAGTGGCCCGAGGAGGGCATGCCGGCCAATCCGCGCGCCTGGCTGGTGTCCACCGGGCGCTTCAAGGCGATCGACCAGCTGCGCCGCAAGGCGCGCTTTAACGTGTCCTACGAGGAGGTGGCCGAGCGCCTCGAAGCGGAACTGGCGACTGAGGAAGTGGAAGCACACGGCATTGCCGACGACCGCCTGCGCCTGATCTTCACCTGTTGCCACCCGAGCCTGGCGCCGCAGGCGCAGCTGGCGCTGACGCTGCGCGAAGTGTGCGGCCTCACCACCGAAGAAATTGCCAGCGCCTTCCTCACCGCCACGCCGACGCTGGCGCAGCGTATCGTGCGCGCCAAGGCGAAAATCCGCGATGCCAGAATCCCTTATCAGGTGCCGGAAGGCGGCCAGTTGCCGGAACGTCTCGGCAGTGTCCTGCAGGTGATCTACCTGATCTTCAATGAGGGCTATTCCGCCTCCGCCGGTGACCACCTGATCCGCCACGACCTGGCCGCGGAAGCCATTCGCCTCGCGCGCCTGCTGTGCCAGCTGCTGCCGGAACCCGAAGCCGAGGGCCTGCTGGCGCTGTTGCTGCTGCAGGACTCGCGCCGCGCCGCGCGTGTCTCCGCCGGCGGTGACCTGATCCTGCTGGAGCAGCAGGATCGCACCCTGTGGGACCAGCAGCAGATCGGCGAGGGCACCGGCCTGGTACTGCGCGCACTGGCCAGCCGCCGCTACGGCCCCTACACGCTGCAGGCCGCCATCGCCGCCGTGCACGCCGAAGCCGTTTCCGTGGCGGCCACCGACTGGGCGCAGATCGTCGGCCTCTACGACGCCCTGCTCGAACTGGCCCCGTCGCCGGTGGTCGAGCTCAACCGCGCGGTGGCCGTGGCAATGCGCGATGGCCCCGCCCAGGGCCTGCAGCTGATCGATGCCCTGCTCGCCCGCGGCGCACTCACCGACTACCACCTGTCCCACGCCGCCCGCGCCGACCTGTACCGGCGCCTGGGGCAAAAAGACCAGGCGCGCGCCGCCTACCAGCGCGCGCTGGCGCTGGCTCAGCAGGGCCCGGAACAGCGTTTCCTCTCTCGCCGCCTCGCCGAGCTGGACGCCGGCTGA
- a CDS encoding PH domain-containing protein — MIDFENKSVFKLKQNPGYADKVAPLLLDGEEILDSYKSMRDGVVFTSKRIIAVNVQGITGSKKDFTSLPYKNIVAYSVETSGTFDIDSELELYFSALGKVRFEFSGRSRIMDIAHYIARYAL, encoded by the coding sequence ATGATCGACTTCGAAAACAAGAGCGTGTTCAAGCTCAAACAGAATCCGGGCTACGCGGACAAGGTGGCACCGCTGCTGCTCGACGGCGAGGAGATTCTCGATTCCTACAAATCCATGCGCGACGGTGTGGTGTTCACCAGCAAGCGCATTATCGCGGTGAATGTACAGGGCATTACCGGCAGCAAGAAGGATTTCACTTCCCTGCCCTATAAGAATATCGTCGCCTATTCGGTGGAGACTTCCGGCACCTTCGATATCGACAGCGAGCTGGAGCTGTACTTCTCCGCGCTGGGCAAGGTGCGCTTCGAGTTCAGCGGCAGGTCGCGGATTATGGATATCGCGCACTATATCGCCCGCTATGCGCTGTAA
- a CDS encoding spermidine synthase, whose translation MSRLFEELDSQASPLGEISLRRRRIPALGDRDIYEVKLGEEFLMSSMFVEAEEALSTLGLAAVQGDKLDVVVGGLGLGYTAVAALKDARIAELLVVEALDTVIGWHKDEKVPLGQILNADPRNRYVHGSFFDLATAPATGFDPHNPGKQFDAILLDIDHSPSEYLNAANASFYTSANLALMAEQLKPNGVFAMWSQNLPEADFEALLRTVFATVESHVVSFYNPFLSGESTNSVYVCVKGDA comes from the coding sequence ATGTCCAGATTGTTTGAAGAATTAGATAGCCAGGCCTCGCCCCTCGGTGAGATCTCCCTGCGCCGGCGGCGCATTCCCGCGCTGGGTGACCGGGATATTTACGAAGTAAAACTCGGCGAAGAGTTCCTGATGTCGAGCATGTTCGTAGAGGCGGAAGAGGCGCTGTCGACGCTGGGCCTGGCGGCGGTGCAGGGCGATAAGCTCGATGTCGTGGTCGGCGGCCTGGGCCTGGGCTATACCGCCGTGGCCGCCCTGAAAGACGCGCGGATCGCCGAGCTGCTGGTGGTCGAGGCGCTGGACACCGTGATCGGCTGGCACAAGGACGAAAAGGTGCCGCTCGGCCAGATCCTCAATGCCGATCCGCGCAATCGCTATGTGCACGGCAGCTTCTTCGATCTGGCCACCGCCCCGGCGACGGGCTTTGACCCGCACAACCCCGGCAAGCAGTTCGATGCCATCCTGCTGGATATCGACCACTCCCCCAGCGAATACCTGAACGCCGCCAACGCCAGCTTCTACACCAGCGCAAACCTGGCCCTGATGGCGGAGCAGCTCAAGCCCAACGGCGTCTTCGCCATGTGGTCGCAGAACCTTCCCGAGGCGGATTTCGAGGCGTTGCTGCGAACGGTGTTTGCGACGGTCGAGTCCCATGTGGTTTCTTTCTACAACCCGTTTTTAAGCGGCGAGTCGACCAACTCGGTGTATGTGTGCGTGAAGGGCGACGCCTGA
- a CDS encoding ABC-F family ATPase, protein MITTANITMQFGAQPLFENISAKFGNGNRYGLIGANGCGKSTFMKILSGALAPSAGNVSMEPGTTLGILSQDQFAFEEHTVVDAVIMGDTRLWEIKQERDRIYSLPEMSEEDGMRVAELEVQFAELDGYSAESRAGEILLEAGIEESLHFGLMKQVAPGWKLRVLLAQALFADPDILLLDEPTNNLDIHTIHWLAEVLNQRRSTMIIISHDRHFLNQVCTHMADIDYGELRVFPGNYEDFVAASTLIQDQLHAENAKKTAELEELQSFVNRFSANASKAKQASSRAKKMEKIKLEEVKPSSRVKPYITFQQSKKLHRQALTLEDLAHGFDGETLFAGGEMILEAGARLAVIGENGVGKTTLLRCLVDELQANNGVVKWSENAAIGYCPQDSSADFDNDLTIFEWMSQWRLPKHDDLAVRGILGRLLFTADDANKKARVCSGGEKNRLLFGKLMMADTNVLIMDEPTNHLDMESIEALNKALSQYEGTLIFVSHDRQFVSSLATRVLEIKDHKLYDFQGTYDEYLADRARAEAQAA, encoded by the coding sequence TTGATTACCACCGCGAACATCACCATGCAGTTCGGTGCCCAGCCGCTGTTTGAGAACATCTCTGCCAAGTTCGGCAACGGCAACCGCTACGGCCTGATCGGGGCCAATGGCTGCGGCAAGTCCACGTTTATGAAGATCCTGAGCGGGGCGCTGGCGCCGAGCGCCGGCAATGTGTCGATGGAGCCGGGCACCACCCTGGGCATCCTCAGCCAGGACCAGTTCGCGTTCGAGGAGCACACCGTGGTGGACGCGGTGATCATGGGCGATACGCGCCTGTGGGAAATCAAGCAGGAACGCGACCGCATCTACTCGCTGCCGGAAATGAGCGAGGAAGACGGTATGCGCGTGGCGGAGCTGGAGGTGCAGTTCGCCGAGCTGGACGGCTATAGCGCCGAGAGCCGCGCGGGCGAGATTCTGCTGGAGGCGGGTATCGAGGAATCCCTGCACTTCGGCCTGATGAAACAGGTGGCGCCGGGCTGGAAGCTGCGCGTACTGCTGGCACAGGCGCTGTTTGCCGACCCGGACATCCTGCTGCTGGACGAACCCACCAACAACCTGGATATCCACACCATCCACTGGCTGGCGGAAGTACTGAACCAGCGCCGCAGCACCATGATCATCATTTCCCACGACCGCCACTTCCTCAACCAGGTGTGCACGCACATGGCGGATATCGATTACGGCGAGCTGCGCGTCTTCCCCGGCAACTACGAGGATTTCGTCGCCGCTTCCACGCTGATCCAGGACCAGCTGCACGCGGAGAACGCGAAGAAGACCGCCGAGCTCGAAGAGCTGCAATCGTTCGTCAACCGCTTCTCCGCCAACGCGTCCAAGGCCAAGCAGGCCAGCTCGCGCGCGAAGAAGATGGAGAAGATCAAGCTGGAAGAGGTCAAGCCGTCCAGCCGGGTGAAGCCCTACATCACCTTCCAGCAGAGCAAGAAGCTGCACCGGCAGGCGCTGACACTGGAAGACCTGGCCCACGGTTTTGACGGCGAGACGCTGTTTGCCGGTGGCGAGATGATTCTGGAAGCCGGTGCGCGCCTGGCGGTGATCGGCGAGAACGGCGTGGGCAAGACCACCTTGCTGCGCTGCCTGGTGGACGAACTGCAGGCCAACAACGGTGTGGTGAAGTGGTCGGAAAACGCCGCCATCGGCTACTGCCCGCAGGACAGCAGTGCGGATTTCGACAACGATCTCACCATCTTCGAGTGGATGTCGCAGTGGCGCCTGCCCAAGCACGACGACCTGGCCGTGCGCGGTATCCTAGGCCGCCTGCTGTTTACCGCCGACGACGCCAACAAGAAAGCGCGCGTATGCTCCGGGGGCGAGAAGAACCGCCTGCTGTTCGGCAAGCTGATGATGGCCGACACCAACGTGCTGATCATGGACGAGCCCACCAACCACCTGGATATGGAATCCATCGAGGCGCTGAACAAGGCGCTGTCACAGTACGAGGGCACGCTGATCTTCGTCAGCCACGACCGCCAGTTCGTCTCCTCACTGGCCACCCGCGTACTGGAGATCAAGGACCACAAGCTGTACGACTTCCAGGGCACCTACGACGAGTACCTGGCCGACCGCGCCAGGGCGGAAGCCCAGGCGGCCTAG
- a CDS encoding OmpW family outer membrane protein, translated as MKTLSSAIALFAAVCSASTFAGEAGSQLIKFGAASVSYNNDSTELKDSTGLPLTPAGITASAEDSNVALLEYDYFVTDDWSIQLAAGVPPTVKLTAGGTAAALGNVGETSVLTPAVLGLYHFDLADKLSAYVGAGVNYTKFNDVKIYENYEQAFGGASTGSIDDNIGPVVKLGASYAMNENWSVDLAYSHYWVTSDIEVTTDTPQIGKVTRSISIDADPDIFSMTVGYQF; from the coding sequence ATGAAAACATTGTCCAGCGCAATCGCTCTGTTTGCAGCCGTGTGCAGCGCTTCCACCTTTGCCGGAGAAGCAGGCAGCCAACTGATCAAATTTGGTGCCGCGTCTGTAAGCTACAACAATGATTCCACAGAACTGAAAGACAGCACTGGCCTGCCCCTGACGCCGGCCGGTATTACCGCATCGGCCGAAGATAGCAATGTCGCCCTGCTGGAATACGATTACTTCGTCACCGATGACTGGTCCATCCAGCTTGCAGCGGGCGTGCCCCCCACCGTAAAACTCACTGCAGGCGGCACTGCTGCGGCCCTCGGCAATGTGGGTGAGACCAGTGTTCTGACCCCGGCGGTATTGGGCCTGTATCACTTTGACCTGGCCGATAAACTGAGTGCCTACGTTGGTGCCGGCGTTAACTACACCAAGTTTAACGACGTAAAAATTTACGAGAACTACGAACAGGCGTTTGGCGGTGCGAGCACGGGCAGCATCGACGACAATATCGGCCCTGTGGTCAAGCTCGGCGCCAGCTACGCGATGAATGAAAACTGGTCTGTAGACCTGGCTTACTCCCACTACTGGGTAACCAGCGATATCGAAGTCACCACCGACACCCCGCAGATCGGCAAGGTGACCCGCTCCATCAGCATCGATGCAGATCCCGATATTTTCTCCATGACCGTTGGTTACCAGTTCTGA